From a region of the Alnus glutinosa chromosome 1, dhAlnGlut1.1, whole genome shotgun sequence genome:
- the LOC133864598 gene encoding F-box protein At1g67340 encodes MRTRRGLCYPRVVGGGGDVCMSSENRIVVKRRRDSAGEHMPCRKRNRKSPEIAGKCDLFDALPDDLVISILCKLSSSAGCPSDFTNVLITCKRLNGLGLHSLVLSKASQRTFAIRAKNWSESAHRFLKLCADAGNVEACYTLGMIRFYCLQNRGSGASLMAKAAISSHAQALYSLAVIQFNGSGGSKNDKDLRAGVALCARAAFLGHIDALRELGHCLQDGYGVRQNITEGRRFLVQANTRELAAVVASAAGSGAPTRSLFTWNPHPLPHPHPRNVNCGGCPLLSDFGCNVPAPEAHPASRFLAEWFAARCVSPGPGLRLCSHVGCGRPETRRHEFRRCSVCGTVNYCSRACQALDWKMRHKADCTPTERWVDDDGDGNGHANGDAGEGDGGVNGNNDDVMAES; translated from the exons ATGAGAACGAGGAGGGGGCTTTGTTATCCTAGAGTGGTGGGAGGGGGAGGAGACGTCTGTATGTCGTCGGAGAACAGAATAGTAGTGAAGAGGAGGAGAGATTCGGCCGGGGAGCACATGCCTTGCCGCAAGAGGAACAGAAAATCGCCGGAGATCGCCGGGAAGTGTGACTTGTTCGACGCCTTGCCCGACGATCTTGTCATTTCTATTCTCTGCAAACTTAGCTCCTCCGCCGGATGCCCCTCCGATTTCACCAACGTTCTGATAAC GTGCAAGAGGTTAAACGGCTTAGGTCTCCATTCGCTAGTCTTATCCAAAGCTTCTCAGAGAACGTTCGCCATTAGAGCCAAGAACTGGTCCGAGTCCGCTCACCGCTTCTTGAAACTCTGTGCCGATGCCGGAAACGTCGAAGCCTGCTACACTCTCGGCATG ATTCGATTCTACTGTTTGCAAAACCGAGGGAGCGGAGCGTCGCTGATGGCCAAGGCGGCGATTAGTTCTCACGCGCAGGCGCTGTACTCGCTCGCCGTGATACAGTTCAATGGAAGCGGCGGCTCCAAGAACGACAAGGACCTCCGAGCTGGCGTGGCTCTGTGCGCGCGAGCTGCCTTCCTCGGTCACATCGACGCGTTGCGCGAGCTCGGCCACTGCCTCCAGGACGGTTACGGCGTGCGCCAGAACATAACAGAGGGCCGCCGATTCCTAGTCCAAGCGAACACCCGCGAGCTGGCCGCCGTGGTCGCCTCCGCGGCGGGTTCGGGCGCACCCACGCGCTCCTTGTTTACGTGGAACCCACACCCGCTCCCCCACCCTCATCCACGGAACGTGAACTGCGGGGGCTGTCCATTGCTGAGCGACTTCGGGTGCAACGTGCCGGCGCCGGAGGCTCACCCGGCGAGCCGGTTCCTGGCAGAGTGGTTCGCGGCCCGGTGCGTGTCTCCTGGCCCGGGTTTGAGACTGTGCTCGCACGTGGGTTGCGGACGGCCTGAGACGAGGAGGCACGAGTTCCGTCGATGCTCGGTGTGTGGGACCGTGAATTACTGTTCACGCGCGTGCCAGGCGCTTGATTGGAAGATGCGCCACAAGGCGGACTGCACGCCCACTGAGCGGTGGGTGGATGATGACGGTGACGGGAACGGCCACGCTAATGGTGATGCTGGTGAGGGCGATGGCGGAGTTAATGGGAACAACGATGACGTCATGGCTGAGAGTTAA